The genome window TCCGCCAAGGCCGCCCGAGGGCAGGTTGGCGGCGGCGGGCAGGGCAAGGGTGGTCGATAGGGCAAGAGCCGCAACAATGCGCTTCATGGAAATGTCTCCGGTTGAATGACTTGGTCTAACGCGCGCAAGGCTGGCAGGCCATTTCCGCTCGGTCAAGCCCCGGAGGCTCCGGCGCAGGGTCGCTCAGACCCGCACCGCCTCGCGCATCACCCGGCTCGGCGGCGCGCCGAACATCCGGCTGAACTCGCGGCTGAACTGGGTCGGGCTCTCGTAGCCCACCGCAAAGGCCGCCTGGCTCACACCCTGCCCCTGCGCCTCGATCAGCCGCCGCGCCTCCACCAGCCGCAACTGCTTCTGGAACTGGAGCGGCGTGGTGCCGGTCAGGGTCTTGAAGTGGTCATGGAAGGTCGAGGCCGACATGCCCGCCAGCTTCGCCAGCGGCGCCACCCGCAGCGGCGCGGTGTAGCTGCGGCGGATCTCGGCGGTGGCGCGGGCGATGCGCGCCACGTGGCTGTCGTGCCGCGCCAATGCGGCCAATGCGGGGCCGTGCGACGAGTTCAGCAGCCAGAAATGCAGCTCCCGCAGGATCAGCGGCGCAAGCTGGCCGATCGCGGCGGGCGTGTCCTTCAGCCGGAACAGCCGCGTCAGCCCGTCCATCAGCGCCGCATCCGCCACCCCCTGGCTCACCGGCTCCACCGGCCCCTCCGCCGTGGTCTCGCCGCCTGCCGACAGCTCGGCCAGCAGGCCGACGTCGATCTTCAGCGCCAGCGACAGGTAGGGCGCCTCCAGCACCCGCGCCCGGGTCGGCAGATCGAAGGAAATCAACGAGCTCTCGCCCGCCCGGAAGGCATAGGGCACCTCGCGTGACCACACCTCCTTGGCGCCGCGCAGCACCACGCAGAGCACCGGCTCGTAAACCACCGGCACCAGCTCCGTCACCTGCTCGCAGCGCATCAGCATCAGCCCCGGCACGCCGACGGGCATTGGCATGTCACCGCCGCCAAGTCGGTCGGCATGGTCGTTCAGGGCAGCGATCAACGCGCGGTGCTCCATCGGCACGGCTCCTCTGGTGGTCTTCAGGAAGATGCGGCAGAGGCGGCGGCTTTCAACAGGGGGCGCCGCCCGGTTTCGGAGGATCGGGCAGGTTCGGCGGAGGATGCAGCAGGCCGAGGCGGCAGGGGCGGCCCATTTCAGCGGCATCGACACAACGCAGGACATCAGACCATGCCTACCAAAACCCCCATCGCCCTCATCACCGGTGGCAGCCGCGGCCTCGGCCGCGCCATGGCCACCCACCTCGCGCAAGCCGGGGTCGCGCCGATCATCACCTACAAGTCCAACACCGAGGCTGCCGATGAGGTGCTCGCCGCCGCCCGCGCCGCCGGGGTCGAGGCCGCCGCGCTGCAACTCGACACCGAAGACACCGCCAGCTTCGCCGCCTTCGCGCAGGCCCTCCCCGAGACCCTCGCCACCCTCGGCGGCACCCGGCTCGACATTCTGGTGAACAACGCCGGCTACGGCGCCCACACCCTGATCGGCGAAACCTCCGAGGCCGACTTCGACGCGATGATGCAAGTGCACGTCAAAGGCCCCTACTTCCTCACCCAAGCCCTGCTGCCCCTGCTCTCCGACGGCGCGCGGGTGCTCAACGTCTCCTCCGGCCTCACCCGGTTTTCCTTCCCCGGCATGGCGGCCTATGCCATGGCCAAGGGCGCGGTCGAGGTGATGACCCACTACATGGCCCGCGAACTCGGGCCCCGCGGCATCGCCGTCAACACCCTGGCCCCCGGCGCGATCGAAACCGACTTCGGCGGCGGCATGGTCCGCGACGACCCCGAGATGAAGGCCCGCGTGTCGGAAATGTCGGCCATGGGCCGCCCCGGTCTGCCCGAGGACATCGGCAACGCGGTCGCCGCCCTGCTCGCCGGGCCGAGCAACTGGATCACCGGCCAGCGGATCGAGGCCTCCGGCGGCACCCTGCTCTGAAGCTCGCCCCTACTCGGCCGGGGCCATCGCTCCGGCCGGGTCTGCCGCCCGCCGGCCGTCGCGCCGCTTCAGCGCGGCCCAGACCAGCCCGACCACCGCGATCGAGGCATAGCCGTCCACCGCGTAGTGATAGCCGGTGTAGACCGACAGGAAGAGCACCACCGCAAGGTAAAGAAGCCCCGCCACCCCCAGCCACCGGCTGCGCTCGGCAAGGTAGATCGCCGCCACGCCGGCCACCGCCACATGCACGCTCGGAAAGGCCGAGATGCCGGGGCCGATATAGTTGTTCCCGGTCGCGTAAAGCTCCCACAGCGCCTGCTGGGTCATCCCGATCACGGTCTGCCCGATGCCGCCGTCCTCCAGCACCTCGATCAGCCCGGCAAAGCGCTCGCCCCCCAGCAGCCGGTCATAAAAGATCGGCCCCACCGACAGGCCCGAAAGCGCCAGCACATTGCCGATCACGACCCAGGCCACGAGGTAGAGCACCAGAAAGCGCTTCACCCGCGCCCGGTCGCTGTCGAGCAGCACCAGTAGCACCGGAAACAGCAGCGCCCAGACGCCCCAGATCTTGGTATAGGCCAGAAACAGCCTCTGCCCCTCGCCCATGCCGATCAGCCCGTGCGCCCAGACCCAGGGCGCGCCGCCATGCAGCGCCTCGTCGAGATCGGCAAGGAAAGGGTCGGCAAAGAACGGCAGGATCATCGGCATCACGCTCTTCATCATGGTGAAGCCGGTCTGCAACGCCACGCAGGCCACAAAGACCTTGGCCAGCGCCGCGCCCCGCAGCCGGATCCGCTGCCAGCCGATCACGAAGAACAGCACCAGCAGCACAGGGAAGATCCCCAGCAGCACATCGCGGATGAAGTGAAAGAACCGGCTCCCGCCGCCCAGGGCCGGGCTCACCATCGACTGGAAGTCCACAAGGCAGCCCACGGCCACCATGGCGGCGACGAGGTAGATCAGCGCAAACCGCAAGAACCACGAGACCACGCCTGCCTCGAAGGGCTCGTCCGCCCCCCTGCGCAGATGTGCAATCGCCGTGCCGATCATGGCCGCAAACCCCTCGATAGCCCCAGTCGCCCGCGCGTCGGGCGTCATCCTTCCGGGGTGGTGCCAGAAAAATCAGATGGTTTCGGGGCTCAATTCGGCCATTTCCGGGGCGGATCGCGCCGCCTGCCGGCGCCGCACCACGGCCCATGTGGTGAGGGTCACCGCAATCGAGGCATAGCCATCCACCGCGTAATGCCAGCCCAGATGCACCGACAGGATCTGAAACGCCGCCGTCAGCGCCACCGCCACCGGCGCCAGCCAGCGGGCGCGTTCGTAGAGATAGAGCGAGAGCACGCAGGCCATGCCCACATGTACGCTCGGAAAGGCCGATATTCCCGAGCCCACGCCCTGGGTGCCGCTGTCGTAAACGCCCCACAGGAAGTCCTGCACCTGCCCGGTCATGCTGGCGGCAATCCCGCTGTCGGCCAAGGCCTGCGCCAGCCCGGCAAAGCGGTCGCCGCCCAGCAGCCGGTCGTAGTAAACCGGCCCGGCCGACATGCCGGCCAGCGCCAGCCCCGAGCCCAGCACGGCCCAGCCCACGGCATAGAGCAGCAAAAAGCGGCCCACCCGCGCGCGGTCGCCGTCGAACAGCACGAGGATCACCGGCAGATACATCGCCGGCACGATCCAGATGCCCATGTAGAGCGTCACCGCCGCGGCGGGCGGGATCCATGCGGCCACGGCATGGGTCAGCACATAGGGGTCCACCCCGCCATGCAGCACCCGGTCGATCCCGGCCAGCGCCGGGTCGGCCCAGAACGGCAGGGCATAGGGCAGGCTGGTCTTGACCAACGTGAAGGTCAGGAAGAACAGGTTGCACACCATCAGCACGATCACGGCGCGCGGAATCCGCGCCATGAACTCGCCCCGCGGCAGCACCAGGAACAGCGCCGCAAAGGCCAGCACCAGCCACCACGCCTTCTGGAAGAAAAACAGCACCGTCGCCGGAAGTGCGGCCACCAGACCACCGATCAGCGCCACCGGATCATCGCGCACCAGCGCCACGAAGACGATGCCCGCGAGAAAGTAGATCGCCACGAATCTCAGGAAGTTGCGCATGAACCGCCCACCTGTATCTGCCCTGTTCCGGCCCTGCCCGTTTTCCGCCATCCTACCCCGGCAACCCTTTCCGGACTATTGACTTTCCCCGCCCCGATTGAGTTAACAGCCTGAGTGTTGCCCTTTCTCCCAGTGAAAGTTCCGCCAATCCGATGGACAAGATACCGATGACCCGCGCGGGCCATACCGCGCTTGATACCGAACTCAAGAAGCTCAAGAGCGTTGAGCGTCCGGCGATCATCAAGGCGATCGCGGAGGCCCGCGAGCATGGCGACCTCTCGGAAAATGCCGAGTATCATTCCGCCAAGGAAAAGCAGAGCTTCATCGAGGGACGGATCAAGGAGATCGAGGGCGTGCTCTCGCTGGCCGAGGTCATCGACCCGTCGCGCCTCTCGGGCACCATCAAGTTCGGCGCCACCGTCACCGTGGCCGACGAAGACACCGACCAGGAAAAGACCTGGCAGATCGTGGGCGAGCACGAGGCCGACATCGAGCGCGGCCTGCTCAACATCAAGTCGCCCATCGCGCGGGCGCTGATCGGCAAGGACGAGGGCGACAGCGTCGAGGTTCGCACACCGGGCGGCGACAAGAGCTACGAAGTCCTGAGCATCAAATACGTCTGACAGGAGCCTGCGGGGCGTGAGCGAGGCCGAGAACAGCACACGCTCCACAGCGAGCATGACGGGCCAGCCCATGCGGGTGCAGCCCGCCCCCATCCGCACGGCCCAGGGCGGGCCGGAGGCGGGGGGGCGCGGCTTCGGCTCGGCAGAGTTCATCGGTATCGGCCTCACCCTCGTCTGGGGCCTGCTGGTCGGCGGGTTCTTCCTGCTGATCCCCGAGGGCGAGGCCGCCTTCGACCCGATCATCTTCACCATGACCCTCTTCGCCGTCTTCATGCCGGTGGCGCTGATCTGGGTCGGCATCACCGCCGCCCGCAACGCCCGGATCATGCGCGAGGAGAGCACCCGCCTGACCGCCGCCGTCGATGCCCTGCGCTCCAGCTATGTCAGCCAGGCCCAGGGCGAGCGCCCCGATGCCCGCTCCGGTGCGGTGGAGCGCAAGCTCGACGAGCTGGTAACCGCCCAGCGCAATTCCGAGGCCGCGCTGGCGCGCATCGCCTCCCGCGCCGGTCTGGCCGCCGAGGTGCCCCTGCCCGGCAAGCCCGCCCTCTCCCGCCCCGAGCCCGCCCCCGAGGCCGAGGCCCAGCCCACCTTCGACCTCGGCACACCCGCCGTCACCGGGGCCGCGCCGATCTCGGTCGAGGAGTTCACCCGCGCGCTGAACTTCCCCGAGAACGAAAAGGACAAGGCCGGCTTCGCCGCGCTCCGCAAGGCCCTGCGCGACCCCACGATCTCGGGGCTGGTGCATTCGGCGCAAGACGTGCTCACCCTGCTCTCCGAAGACGGCATCTACATGGACGACCTCACCCCCGAACCCGCCCGCCCCGCGGTCTGGCGCAAGTTCGGCGAGGGCCGTCGCGGCGAGGAGATCGCCGGCATGGACGGCGTGCGCGACCGCTCCTGCCTCGCCCTGACATCGGGCCGGATGCGCGCCGACCCGATCTTCCGCGACGCCGCCCACCACTTCCTGCGCAAGTTCGACCAGACCTTCGCCGCCTTCGCCGAAACCGCCTCCGACACAGAGATTCTCTCGGTCTCCGAAACCCGCACCGCCCGCGCCTTCATGCTGCTCGGCAAGGTCTCGGGCACCTTCGACTAGGCCCCGGCCGATCCTGCGCCGCCTCGTCCCCGGCGTCCGTCCCGCCCCAGAGCCCCCGGAGCCCCTCCCACCGTGGCCATAGACCTCACCCAGCTGCTTCCGCCCCTCCTTCCATGGCTCGTCTGCGCCATGGCCGTGATCTGCGGCACCGTGCTCCAGAAGCTCGCAGGGGCGGGCTTCGGCATGATCGCCGCTCCCACCATGACCCTCGCCGCGCCCGACTGGGTGCCGGGCACCATCCTGCTGCTCGGCGTCCTCTCGGGCATCGGCTCGTTTCTGGGCACCCGCGATGCCGTCATCCGTTCCGACCTGCCCCCCGGCTTTGCAGGCCGCCTGCTCGGTGCGGTCTTCGCCGCCTTCATCGCAAGTGCCGTCGTCGGCACCGACATGCTGCCGGTCATCGTCGCGCTCGTCGTGCTGCTCGCGGTCGCCCTCAACCTCGCCGGCCTCTCCATCGCCATCACCCCCAAAACCCTCTTCGGCGCGGGGGCGGTGGCCGGGGTCATGGGCACCCTCACCGGGATCGGCGCGCCGCCCATGGCCATTCTCTACTCCGGCGTCGAGGCGCGCCGGTCGGCCGCCACGCAAAACGCCTTCTTCGGCTTCGGAATGGTCATCTCCATCGCCGCGCTCGCCTTCGCGGGCCTGATGCGCGCGCCGCAGATCGCGCTGGCCGTCACCCTCGCGCCCCTCGTCCCGCTGACGCTGGTGGCGGTGCGCCCGCTGGTGGCGCGCTTCGAAAAGGGTTCGATCCGCCCCTGGGCGCTCGGGCTGGCGACGCTCTCCGCCGTCATCCTGCTGGCAAAGGCGCTCTGAGCGCCGCGCCCGCTACAGCCCCTCCGCCACAGCCTTGCCCGCCGCCACGCCGCTCGCCCAGGCCCACTGAAAGTTGTAGCCCCCGAGCCAGCCTGTCACATCCACCGCCTCGCCGATGAAGTAGAGCCCCGGCACCGTCTTGGCTTCCATCGTCTTGCTCGAAAGCTCGGCTGTCGAAACCCCGCCCGCCGTCACCTCCGCCTTGGCGTAACCCTCTGTCCCGTCGGGGTAAAACTCAAGCCCCTCCAGCACCCCCGCCGCCCGCTCCAGCTCGGCATCCGGCACGTTGCCCATCTCGCGGGCAAAACCGATCCGCTCCGCCAGTGCCTCGGCCAGCCGCCCCGGCAGATGCTCCGCCAGCGCCGCCTTCAGCCCGGCCCGCGGCGCCTTGGCCCGCGCCGCCTTCAGCCGCTCGAGGGCACCGGGCAGCAGGTTCAGCCGCACCGCCTCGCCCGCGCGCCAATAGCTCGACACCTGCAAGATCGCCGGTCCCGAAAGCCCCCGGTGGGTAAACAGCGTGGCCTCCTCGAAAGAGGCGCCCCCCGCCGTCGCCACCGAAGGCACCGCAACGCCTGAAATCGTGGTAAACAGCCGGTCCGCCTCGGGCAGCGTGAAGGGCACCAGCGCCGGGCGCGGCGCAACCATCTCGAGGCCGAACTGCGCGGCGATCTCATAGGCCCGCCCGCTCGCCCCCATCTTCGGAATCGAAGGCCCGCCCGTCGCCACGATCAACCGCGGCGCAGCCTCGCCCGCCACCTCAAACCGGCCCTCACGGTGGCGCACCGCCGTGCCGCTCACCCCCAGCCGGGTCTCGACCCCGCCCTTGGCGCATTCCGCCTCCAGCATCGCCACGATCTGCCGCGCCGAGCCGTCACAAAAAAGCTGCCCCAGCGTCTTCTCATGCCAGGCAATGCCATGCCGCTCGACCATCTCGATGAAGTCCCATTGCGTGTAGCGGCTCAGGGCAGACTTGGCGAAATGCGGGTTCTCCGACAGGTAGCAGCCCGGCTCGATCCCGAGGTTGGTGAAGTTGCAGCGCCCCCCGCCCGAGATCAAAATCTTTTTCCCGGCCCTCTCCGCATGGTCCAGCAACAGCACCCGCGCCCCGGCCTGACCGGCGGTGGCCGCCGCCATCAGCCCCGCACCGCCCGCGCCCAATATGATGACGTCATAGCTCATTCGGCCCGTCTAAACCGCTTGTAGGGTGGGTGAAACCCACCACTTAGCCAACCGTCGCCACCATCGTCGTGGCCCGACGAAACCCCAGCACCGGCGCAAGCCACCCCGCCCGCACCTCGCCCCGCGCCTCGAAGCCGCAGCGCGCATAAAGCGCCTGCGCCCGCGTGTTGCCCTCCACCACGTCCAGCCGCACCTCGCGGCAGCCCCGCGCCACGGCCTCCGCCTTGATCGCGCCAATCAGCGCCGTGCCCACCCCGCGCCCCCGCGCGTGCTCGGCCACGAAGATCCCGTCCATCAGCAACTGCCCGAACACCAGCTCGCGC of Oceanicola sp. 502str15 contains these proteins:
- a CDS encoding AraC family transcriptional regulator, yielding MSCVVSMPLKWAAPAASACCILRRTCPILRNRAAPPVESRRLCRIFLKTTRGAVPMEHRALIAALNDHADRLGGGDMPMPVGVPGLMLMRCEQVTELVPVVYEPVLCVVLRGAKEVWSREVPYAFRAGESSLISFDLPTRARVLEAPYLSLALKIDVGLLAELSAGGETTAEGPVEPVSQGVADAALMDGLTRLFRLKDTPAAIGQLAPLILRELHFWLLNSSHGPALAALARHDSHVARIARATAEIRRSYTAPLRVAPLAKLAGMSASTFHDHFKTLTGTTPLQFQKQLRLVEARRLIEAQGQGVSQAAFAVGYESPTQFSREFSRMFGAPPSRVMREAVRV
- a CDS encoding phosphatase PAP2 family protein, translating into MTPDARATGAIEGFAAMIGTAIAHLRRGADEPFEAGVVSWFLRFALIYLVAAMVAVGCLVDFQSMVSPALGGGSRFFHFIRDVLLGIFPVLLVLFFVIGWQRIRLRGAALAKVFVACVALQTGFTMMKSVMPMILPFFADPFLADLDEALHGGAPWVWAHGLIGMGEGQRLFLAYTKIWGVWALLFPVLLVLLDSDRARVKRFLVLYLVAWVVIGNVLALSGLSVGPIFYDRLLGGERFAGLIEVLEDGGIGQTVIGMTQQALWELYATGNNYIGPGISAFPSVHVAVAGVAAIYLAERSRWLGVAGLLYLAVVLFLSVYTGYHYAVDGYASIAVVGLVWAALKRRDGRRAADPAGAMAPAE
- a CDS encoding SDR family NAD(P)-dependent oxidoreductase — its product is MPTKTPIALITGGSRGLGRAMATHLAQAGVAPIITYKSNTEAADEVLAAARAAGVEAAALQLDTEDTASFAAFAQALPETLATLGGTRLDILVNNAGYGAHTLIGETSEADFDAMMQVHVKGPYFLTQALLPLLSDGARVLNVSSGLTRFSFPGMAAYAMAKGAVEVMTHYMARELGPRGIAVNTLAPGAIETDFGGGMVRDDPEMKARVSEMSAMGRPGLPEDIGNAVAALLAGPSNWITGQRIEASGGTLL
- a CDS encoding NAD(P)/FAD-dependent oxidoreductase, translating into MSYDVIILGAGGAGLMAAATAGQAGARVLLLDHAERAGKKILISGGGRCNFTNLGIEPGCYLSENPHFAKSALSRYTQWDFIEMVERHGIAWHEKTLGQLFCDGSARQIVAMLEAECAKGGVETRLGVSGTAVRHREGRFEVAGEAAPRLIVATGGPSIPKMGASGRAYEIAAQFGLEMVAPRPALVPFTLPEADRLFTTISGVAVPSVATAGGASFEEATLFTHRGLSGPAILQVSSYWRAGEAVRLNLLPGALERLKAARAKAPRAGLKAALAEHLPGRLAEALAERIGFAREMGNVPDAELERAAGVLEGLEFYPDGTEGYAKAEVTAGGVSTAELSSKTMEAKTVPGLYFIGEAVDVTGWLGGYNFQWAWASGVAAGKAVAEGL
- the greA gene encoding transcription elongation factor GreA codes for the protein MDKIPMTRAGHTALDTELKKLKSVERPAIIKAIAEAREHGDLSENAEYHSAKEKQSFIEGRIKEIEGVLSLAEVIDPSRLSGTIKFGATVTVADEDTDQEKTWQIVGEHEADIERGLLNIKSPIARALIGKDEGDSVEVRTPGGDKSYEVLSIKYV
- a CDS encoding TSUP family transporter; the protein is MAIDLTQLLPPLLPWLVCAMAVICGTVLQKLAGAGFGMIAAPTMTLAAPDWVPGTILLLGVLSGIGSFLGTRDAVIRSDLPPGFAGRLLGAVFAAFIASAVVGTDMLPVIVALVVLLAVALNLAGLSIAITPKTLFGAGAVAGVMGTLTGIGAPPMAILYSGVEARRSAATQNAFFGFGMVISIAALAFAGLMRAPQIALAVTLAPLVPLTLVAVRPLVARFEKGSIRPWALGLATLSAVILLAKAL
- a CDS encoding phosphatase PAP2 family protein — its product is MRNFLRFVAIYFLAGIVFVALVRDDPVALIGGLVAALPATVLFFFQKAWWLVLAFAALFLVLPRGEFMARIPRAVIVLMVCNLFFLTFTLVKTSLPYALPFWADPALAGIDRVLHGGVDPYVLTHAVAAWIPPAAAVTLYMGIWIVPAMYLPVILVLFDGDRARVGRFLLLYAVGWAVLGSGLALAGMSAGPVYYDRLLGGDRFAGLAQALADSGIAASMTGQVQDFLWGVYDSGTQGVGSGISAFPSVHVGMACVLSLYLYERARWLAPVAVALTAAFQILSVHLGWHYAVDGYASIAVTLTTWAVVRRRQAARSAPEMAELSPETI